In the genome of Longimicrobium terrae, one region contains:
- a CDS encoding ATP-binding cassette domain-containing protein, with amino-acid sequence MSGTAETLLAADCIGKRFGERAVLSAATLAADRGVVTALVGRNGEGKSTLLRIMAGLMAPDHGVLRVRGQVYTRTRLSRLAMQGVFLLPADRCTLTRTLTLRQHLDALRRRFGLPPRDEVLQELRITHLLDRGVGTYSGGERRRAELALALVRAPECLLADEPFLGITPADTELFTAAFRSLAARGSAIVLTGHEVPFIFAVADRVTWMTGGSTRPLGDPETARRDWQFRRDYLGLAARPARA; translated from the coding sequence GTGAGCGGCACGGCGGAGACGCTCCTGGCCGCGGACTGCATCGGCAAGCGGTTCGGGGAGCGCGCCGTGCTGTCCGCGGCGACGCTGGCGGCGGACCGGGGCGTGGTGACGGCGCTCGTGGGACGGAACGGCGAGGGAAAGAGCACGCTGCTGCGCATCATGGCGGGGCTGATGGCGCCGGACCACGGCGTTCTGCGCGTCCGCGGCCAGGTGTACACGCGCACGCGGCTTTCGCGGCTGGCGATGCAGGGCGTATTTCTGCTTCCCGCGGACCGCTGCACCCTCACCCGCACCCTCACGTTGCGACAGCACCTGGATGCGCTGCGGCGCCGCTTCGGCCTGCCCCCGCGCGACGAAGTGCTGCAGGAACTGCGGATCACCCACCTGCTGGACCGGGGCGTCGGCACCTACTCCGGCGGCGAGCGGCGCCGCGCGGAACTGGCGCTGGCGCTGGTACGCGCGCCGGAGTGCCTGCTGGCGGACGAACCGTTTCTGGGCATCACGCCAGCGGATACGGAGCTGTTCACCGCCGCGTTCCGCTCGCTGGCGGCACGGGGATCGGCCATCGTGCTCACCGGGCACGAGGTGCCGTTCATCTTTGCCGTCGCGGACCGGGTGACGTGGATGACGGGCGGAAGCACGCGCCCGCTCGGCGACCCGGAAACCGCCCGCCGCGACTGGCAGTTCCGCCGCGACTACCTGGGCCTCGCCGCCCGCCCCGCACGCGCCTGA
- a CDS encoding helicase-associated domain-containing protein: MKLAELDWEAVLAELPRWERLSVEARRAFLRITPGIAISPDALGAAADELVAEGMIFPPGPRGTNYPHAPEVRPLLSALRAMHRTQPLGGAGGRLPQRYLQDQFTIAEVQAFASQGGFRYWADHSQIAALASSVDWVKSFLDAGTGAGAARWAKARQKSTDAQPLGSPAVARSLRELVEALAGSPAGAPLGTLDALLPNAVQSTQTAALAAGLRYLLVFASLDDRTLEARIGLLPNVIRKMGPPPSPPSAVEVSAAWDAPFRLTDMTTVLVDAAVEPLPVRGSDGGLYVRTLRALTARLLPVPAWVEDFLLARVQTGAYVEAPAEDVESRAELRITGALNTLSRMDFAEVKKASERYQLSALPPGRAWLALGEGERLKQVLDAVRGSAQRNPGDWSIGTESVDFFGTRFGFSVAEDVDLRTSLAAAFLSIPAGEWVEADPFIQYYAESANPLLDRAGPLRHRNSSYGASPSTREAWEEVWAQVLLEFLRQRLVPLGGARLGRGPGGTAFTLTDAGRYLLGATDTFSFAAPTEGDVLVKPDFEIVFLAPAPRLEAEFGRFAERTGSGVGTLFRITRASVLRAAEQGLAADAMLKTLGAASRTPVPANVARQIKDWFGATRRVRVRPAVLVECPDTETAARVAALGGEQVTAITRTVLRLDGDPRFIATLTKKLRALGIFVQS; encoded by the coding sequence ATGAAGCTGGCTGAACTGGACTGGGAGGCGGTTCTGGCCGAACTGCCGCGCTGGGAGCGGCTGTCGGTGGAGGCGCGCCGCGCGTTTCTGCGCATCACCCCGGGCATCGCCATCTCCCCCGACGCGCTGGGCGCCGCCGCGGACGAACTGGTGGCGGAGGGGATGATCTTTCCCCCCGGGCCGCGCGGGACCAACTATCCCCACGCGCCGGAAGTGCGGCCGCTGCTGTCGGCGCTGCGGGCCATGCACCGCACCCAGCCGCTGGGCGGGGCCGGAGGGCGGCTGCCGCAGCGCTACCTGCAAGACCAGTTCACGATTGCCGAGGTGCAGGCGTTTGCGTCCCAGGGCGGCTTTCGCTACTGGGCCGACCACTCCCAGATCGCCGCGCTCGCCTCGTCGGTGGACTGGGTGAAGTCCTTTCTGGACGCGGGGACGGGCGCGGGCGCGGCGCGGTGGGCAAAGGCGCGGCAGAAGTCGACGGACGCGCAGCCCCTGGGCTCGCCCGCGGTGGCCCGGTCGCTCCGCGAACTGGTAGAAGCGCTCGCGGGGAGTCCCGCCGGCGCGCCGCTGGGCACGCTGGACGCGCTTCTGCCGAATGCCGTGCAGTCGACGCAGACCGCCGCGCTTGCCGCGGGGTTGCGGTACCTGCTCGTCTTTGCTTCGCTGGATGACCGGACGCTGGAGGCGCGGATCGGGCTGCTGCCCAACGTCATCCGGAAGATGGGCCCGCCGCCGTCTCCGCCGTCCGCGGTGGAGGTGAGCGCGGCGTGGGACGCGCCATTCCGGCTGACCGACATGACGACGGTGCTGGTGGACGCCGCCGTGGAGCCCCTTCCCGTGCGCGGCAGCGATGGCGGGCTGTACGTGCGCACCCTGCGCGCCCTTACCGCGCGGCTGCTTCCCGTGCCCGCGTGGGTGGAGGACTTTCTGCTGGCGCGGGTGCAGACCGGCGCGTACGTGGAGGCTCCCGCGGAGGACGTGGAAAGCCGGGCGGAACTCCGCATCACCGGCGCGCTGAATACGTTGTCCCGCATGGACTTCGCGGAGGTGAAGAAGGCCAGCGAGCGGTACCAGCTTTCCGCGCTGCCGCCGGGGCGCGCGTGGCTGGCGCTGGGCGAGGGGGAACGGCTGAAGCAGGTGCTGGACGCGGTGCGCGGTTCGGCGCAGCGGAACCCCGGCGACTGGAGCATCGGCACGGAATCGGTGGACTTCTTCGGCACGCGCTTCGGGTTCAGCGTCGCTGAAGATGTGGATCTGCGGACGTCGCTGGCCGCCGCGTTCCTGTCCATCCCCGCGGGGGAGTGGGTGGAGGCGGATCCGTTCATCCAGTATTACGCCGAGTCCGCGAACCCGCTGCTGGACCGGGCGGGGCCGCTCAGGCACCGCAACTCTTCGTACGGCGCGTCGCCATCCACCCGCGAAGCGTGGGAAGAGGTGTGGGCGCAGGTGCTGCTGGAGTTTCTGCGGCAGCGCCTCGTTCCGCTGGGCGGCGCGCGTCTGGGCCGGGGCCCCGGCGGAACCGCGTTCACGCTGACGGACGCGGGCCGCTACCTGCTGGGCGCCACGGACACCTTCTCCTTTGCCGCGCCCACGGAGGGCGACGTGCTGGTGAAGCCCGACTTCGAGATCGTCTTTCTTGCGCCCGCGCCGCGGCTGGAGGCGGAGTTCGGGCGTTTTGCCGAGCGCACCGGCAGCGGGGTGGGAACGCTGTTCCGCATCACCCGCGCGTCGGTTCTGCGCGCGGCGGAACAGGGGCTGGCGGCCGACGCCATGCTCAAGACGCTGGGCGCGGCGTCGCGCACGCCGGTGCCGGCCAACGTGGCGCGCCAGATCAAGGACTGGTTTGGCGCCACGCGCCGGGTGCGCGTCCGCCCCGCGGTGCTGGTGGAGTGCCCCGACACCGAAACCGCCGCGCGCGTCGCCGCGCTGGGGGGCGAGCAGGTGACGGCCATCACCCGTACCGTGCTGCGCCTGGACGGCGATCCCAGGTTCATCGCCACGCTCACCAAGAAGCTCCGGGCGCTGGGGATCTTCGTGCAGAGCTGA